Genomic DNA from Arthrobacter sp. B1I2:
CTGGACATGGCCCTGATTTATGAGCCGGGGCCCATCCGCGGGGTGCAGTTCACTACCCTCATCGTGGAGGACCTCCACTTGGTGGTGAACGCGCGGCGGGACATAGGAGTGGAGCCCGGCGAAGGAACCATAGGCCTGGAAGCGGCGGCAACTCTGGGCATGTTCCTTCCGGAGCAAAACCATACGCTGCGCCAGGTAGTCCAAGCCGGGATTGAGGGTAAGGGCATGAAGCTGCGGCTGGTGGGCGAGGTGGAGTCGGTACCGTCGCTGACGCGGCTGCTGCGTTCGGACCTGGGCGCCACCATCCTGCCCAAGTCCGCCGCGGACGCTCTGTTCCATGAAGAAGACTTCCGCGTGCTTCGGATTGTCGACCCCGCATTGCAGTGCAAAATTGCGCTGTGCACACCGGACCACGAACCCTTGTCAGAGGCGGCTTCCGCCGTGCTGCTGGTGCTCAAGGAAATGCTCCAGGAAATGCTGAGCACAAAATACGCCCAACAGGGCGGCGCTTCATAAGACCGCCTTATCATGGCACTCAGCTTTAGTCTTATCCGGATAACCCACATAGTTCTAGGATGAAATCAGAAAGGTTCACCAATACCTTCGCCTGATAATAATGTCCCTGGAGCCAGCCGTGAAAAAGATAAACCCGCAGTACCGGAAATCATCGGAAAGAAAAATACAACTGAAGGCCAGCACTGGTTCGCACTGCCCTACGAACGGCTTTTGGCGAGCGGAAGACCGGCCGGCAGAGCCGGTTTTCGTATTCGAGGGAAGCATGATGCCGCCGGGAAAGCGGGGCTCCACGATGTGGTATCTGGACGACGCACAAGTCGGGCCGCCCTCCCACCTTTTGCCCGGTATGAACTGATCGACAGCAGGCAAAGCCCGGAGTTCCGAACGGAACCCGGGCTTCTTGCATTTCCCGGGCCTCTTGCATTAATCGAGCCCCCGCAACTGCCGTTATGGGTGCCCGGACGGCAGTTGCTTTGCTTGGGGCGGGCGCACGCCGGCAGGACGCCCTGGCTTGTCGAGCTAGGGCGTCCTGTGGGGAGCAGCGTTGGGGGTGAGCAGGGGGAGCTACAGGGACGGCTCCAGTTCGGCGTCCTCGACGAGTAGTCCTTTGGCCTTGAGCACGTCGGTCAATTTGCACAGCTCGATGGTGGTGCCGCCTTCCTTGTAGCGGCGGATGAGGTCGTCCTCGGCGTCGACGCGTTCCTGCGACAGCCGGATCACTTCCTCGATCTCTTCCTTGCGGACCACCACCACACCGTCCGCATCCCCCAGGAGGACGTCACCGGGGTGGACGATTTCGTCGCCAAACACTACCGGGTGGTTGATCGGGCCGATGGTTTCCTTGACAGTCCCCTTGATGCAGATGCTGCCGGAGAACACGGGAAGTCCAAGTTCAATGAGGTCCTTCGTGTCCCGGACCCCGGAATCGGTGACCATGCCGGCCAGGCCCTTCGCCTTCATGGCGTTTCCCAGCACGTCGCCGAATGTGCCGGCCTCCTCGTATTCTCCGGCCGAGACCAGGACAACGTCGCCCTGTTGCGCGTAGTGGATTGCCACCTGGAGCATCAGGTTGTCCCGGGGCGCACACACCACGGTGACTGCGGGCCCGCAGAAGGACATGCTGCGGTCGATGGGCTTGATCTTGGAGCTCAGGGCGCCTTTACGCCCCTGCGCTTCGTGGACGGTGGCCGAAGAGAACTTGGAAAGCCGCTCGATGGCGTCCTCAGAGGGCCGGTCGAACTTAGTCTTGACGTGGATCATGGTGTTGCTCCTTGCGGGGGATTCAATGGGCGGATGCTCAGGCGAGCGCCTGGACGGCCTTGTCGATGGCGGCAATGGATTCCTCGATGACTGGGAGCCCGGTGGCGTAGGAGATTCGGAAGTAGGGGCCCAGGCCGTAGGCCGATCCCTGGATGACAGCGACTGAAGCCGCTTCCAGCAGGTAGAGGGTGAAGTCCTCGTCGTTGGTAATGGTCTTGCCGTCGGGCGTGGACTTTCCCATGACACCGCCGCAGTTCACGTAGGCGTAAAAGGCGCCGTCCGGCGTCGAACACTTCAATCCCTCGACCGCGTTCAGTCCCGCGACTGCCACGTCGCGGCGTTCACGGTATGTTGCAACGCTCTCGCGGACGAAGGACTGGTCTCCAGTGAGCGCGGCGGCGGCAGCAGCTTGGCTCACGGAGGACGGGCAGGAGGAGATCTGGGACTGCAGTTTGTTGATGGCTCCCACCAAAGGCGCCGGTCCTGCACCATAGCCCAACCGCCAACCGGTCATGGCGTATGCCTTGGATACACCGTTAGTGATCAGCACGCGGTCCTTCAGTTCCGGGGCCACCGCCACCAGGCTGGAGATGGGGTCAGCACCGAAATGGATCTCGTCGTAGATCTCATCGGTCATGACGTAGACCCACGGGTGTTCCTTGAGAACCTCCGCCAGTCCGGCCAGTTCCCGGCTGGAGTACACGGCGCCGGTGGGGTTCGACGGCGTGTTCAGGATGAGCCACTTGGTGCGCTCAGTCAGGGCCCCGGCCAGTGCTGCAGGAGTGAGTTTGAAGCCGTCGTCCTCGGAGCACGGGACAATGACAGGAGTCCCTTCGTTGGCCAGCACCATGTCCGGGTACGACACCCAGTAAGGGGCCGGAATGACGACTTCGTCCCCTGCGTCCAGGGATGCCATGAACGCGGTGAAGATAACCGGCTTGCCCCCTCCCCCGATGGTGAGTTCACTGGTTGAGTACCGCAGCCCCGTCTTCTTTTCCAGGGATTGCAGAATCGCCTTCTGGAGTTCGGGTGTGCCATTGACCGACGTGTACTTCGTTTCGCCCCGGGCGATCGCGGCAATGGCCGCGTCCTTGATGTACTGCGGGGTATCGAAATCCGGTTCGCCGACGGTCAGGTCGAGGATGCGCCGGCCTTCGGCCTTCAGTTCCCGCACGCGGGCCGCGGCAGCAACACTGGGCGAGGATTTTATACGGGTTACACGCGATGCGGGCACGAATTCAGGCATGTTCTCTTCCAGGGGTTCCAGAACGGACGAGTTTGGTTCATTCGAGCCTAGGTAAGGGAGGCCGGGGTTGGATAAGACCTAATGTGCGTGGACGGATAAGCGGTCCTTATGACCGGCAGCCAGAAGTTTTACCTATCGCACCACGCACTATCGGTATTGCCTCCCGGGCCGGGATACGGCGTAGCGTGCAGGTTAACCATGGCGCTGCGCCAAGGGACGACGGCGGCCCTTGGCGCAGCCTTCCGGACACGCGGCTCCGCCAACTCCCTCAAGAACACCAATCGCCATGCCACCAAGGAGTAAAGGTGCCCGGCACACAGACCTACGCACAGATGATCACGACTTCGGGGGCCCTCCCGACGGGCAGCCACTCCCCTCGCGGTTACCGATACCGCGGCGTGCCAAGGCAAGACGCGGCCGCATCCCGGACGGAGGAGCTTCTCGGCCTTCTCGTACAGCAGCGAAAGATGATTGCCCTTCGGAACAGCCGACTGCGGGCACTCTCCTGCGAACTCAATGAGCTGATCGCACAGGCCATCTGCGACGGCGTCAAAGTGGCTGCGGTCGCGCTGGCGTCCGGCCTGCCGACAGCCAGTGTCCGCACCACCGTGCTGGCCAGGGATGACCTTTTCCCGTCAGGCCAAAGCCGCACCGAACAGCTCCGCTGCATCGCGGCCCTGGCGGCAGAAGTGGCAGAGGTGGAAAGCGTCCGCGACGCCATCGAGCGAAAGCGCACGGAGGTGTTAGCCCTCGCAAGAAAATCCGGCCTCCTGGACGACTATCAGCTGGCCTGCGCCAGCGGACTCAAGCACGACGAAATCCGCAAGATGACCCGGGGAATCAGCTCACGGAATCCGGGGTAGAGGTGTCTTCTGCGCATGCAGCCAACCACACTACTGACCAGAAGGGCCGCCCGACTCGATGAGCGCGTGCCGCTTGACACGTACCCATGTCAAGCGAGGCGCCAGCCACTTCTCGAAGCATGTGGAGTCCCTGCCGAGCGCGCATCCCACTACGCCGCCACGATGACTTCCACAAGGCAGACGTAAAGCGGTCGCCTCAGGTCGTGGTTGCTTCGCTCCGTTTGCGCCTACCAAACAATTACCAGTTGCAAACATCGACATCCCGGTTGCCTGGAGCCCCGTGCCCGATATCTTCCCGAACGACGGCGTAACGCAATCATGTGCACGTTCATCACCTCGTCAACAGCCCATTTCACAGGCCTCTCAGTGGTGTCCGAACCGCTCCCGGGCGGTCCGAGCGGACGTGCCGAGGGCGTGACCGATAGTCTCCCATGAGTCTCCGTTAGCGCGGGCGGAGCTGACAGCGGCGTCTAGCTCGGCCTCGGCCTTCGCGGCGGCCGTACGGGCAGCGGTGATCCGGCGGAAGTCCGCGGCGTCCCTGTTAACGTGAGGCGCCGGGCTCAGGCGAAGGAGCGTACCATCCACCAGCAGCGGCGCGGCTAGGTGCTCGACGTGCAGGACGTAACCTTCTTCGGGCCCGCGCTGTACGTAGATGGTGAGGACGGTCTTTCCCTCGCCGTCATCAAAGTCCACTTTCCCGTAGCTCTCACTCGGGCCAACGGGCCAGGGGCGCGGCCTCAACCGCCCTCCAGCTTCGTACGGCGTCGGCTCGTAGACGTGCTCCGCGACCCTTAAGTCGGGGGTCCGTGCTTCGCGAGGGGGCATACTGACCTTTCTCCTTTAAGTTGTCTTGCCACTGCGCGGAGGCGTAGGGGCCGCAGCAAGGGCTCTCGGCTGGGTGCGATGCCGCTTCATATGGATTCCCCCACTTCATCACCTTGTGTTCGCAACGCAGTGCGGGCAGCGCTCTAGTACAGATACCAGTACAAGTTACTGCGGGTTGAAACGCACGAGTACCGAGTACGCGATCCTCCCGCCAAGCAGTAGCAGGGAGACGAGAAGCCGGGAAATAGGGGCAGCGGCGTCCCCGTCGGCCTCTCCTGCAGCTCAACCGCGTTGACCGTACCTGCGAGGACAGGCGCGGGCGCCAATGGGCCCGCTCATCTGCCCATCCTGTAACGATGCGATGGAGTCACCCCGTAAGGTGAAGGCCCGGGCAGGTTGTTACCGCCCAAAGCCGCCCTTCCTTTTGCACCAGGCGGCGGAGACTCGCTCCCTTCCGGCCGTCTGTCGGTTTCCAGATTCATGATGATTGCACAGAATAATGGGACCATTGAGCGCTGATGCGCTGGACGAGAGGCCGTTCGCTGTCGCTCTTACGTCGTTGGCCGTCATCGTCGCGGCAACCTGAGGTGGTGGGCCAGCGAGGCGTTTTCCGGCCGAGGTGAAATCCTGTTTCGCGGACACAAGAAAGCCCCGGACGTGTGAACTGGTCGGTTCAGGGGTCCAGGGCTTCACGGCCTGCTATCGCTCGATCGTGACGCTGAGATCCAGGTGGATGCCAGCGGTGGCGAGACGGTCCTCCAGGAAGCGGGCGAGCCGCTCATCAGTCGAAGTATGTGTGCCCATCGGGACAGCACCGCGAAAAACAGCTTGGGTACTTGTGGACCTGAGCACATCAAGGGGTGCCCAATGCAGGTGTCTGGCGCTCAAGCGTTCGATGTCAGTGCGGAAGCTGCCGCGGTGGTCGTTACGGGCTGACGCGCGCATTGTGAAGGGAATAAACGTTGTGGGCAAGAGGGTCCTTTCGAATGAGCCAGCCAGCGTCCGGCGGCCCCACTATGCACAAGGTGCTGGCAGGCTCCCCTATTCCCTCTTTGCTGTAAGAGAGTCGTGCTTCACGCGGCTCTGCTTAGGATCGGCACACAAGACCAGCTGACGAGCATGAAACAAGTCCGCCCGACCGACGAGAACAGCGAACTCGCGCGTCAGTGGCGCTTCTCCACCGGCCGGTACCTGTCAGCGAAGGCAGCCAGTGCGTCGTGGAGCAGCGGCTGGTTGTCCAGCTGGTCCAGGGGCCAGGAACGGGACGGTGCTGGTAGCTCCGTCACCGGAAACGGTGAAACCATGGTAGGAGCCCTGCGGGGTTGCGACAATCGGCTGTGCGGTTAACTCAAGAGGCGCCTTCTTGCTTCATTCGCTGAAACCCCGATCAACCGAGGACTGCCCAGCCTTATCAGATCGAGCCAGGTCATGGCTGCATTAGCACGAGCAGCAACGCCGGCTGCGTCCGGCATGGCCTAGATCGAGGCCCCGAAAAAGAGCCAGTTTGCGAGACCGAGTAGAAGTGGCCGCCACTCCCCCGGTTGTCATCCCTTTATATAGGAGTGAAAGACCAGCTCCACCCCAACGCCCGCGCGACGTCGTAAACTGCCCGACTTCAGCAGGTTGTTCCGCGCCCGGTCATACCCTGGGTGCAACGCAAGGAGTTGCGCGCATCGGCAGTAGGATTCGGGTGGCCGATCGATGGGATCCAGAGCGATTGCGCCAACACCTTCCGCTTTCACTCGATAGGAGCGCTGACTTGGCCGGAGTCCATGAACCGAACGTGATCGATCTCGTGACACACGACCCCTCCCGTGACGAGTACAAGCTGGTCATGGTTGAGGGGCGGCCGTGGTCGGATGCACCCGAACAACTCGCACAGCTGAGCGAGAAGATCAACAACTACGCCATGTTCGTCCTCAATGAGGGTCTGCTGCGCGCGTACCCCGAGACCGCCGGACATCCACTATGCGTCCAACTGGATTGTGCGACCCCACCCACTGCGGAGGCACAGAAACTCATCAATCTGGCCTCGCAACGTCTCCTCGATTACGGCATCCGGTTCATTGTCAATCTGCTCGAGTGACCGCCCGGCATGGAGAGGCTTGGACACAACTGGTCCACCGATCGGGGCGGCGGGTTGCAACATCGGGCCGAGTGCGGACCTGACATGCTGATTGGTTGCGAATCATCCGAACAAGGTGTCCTGTGAAGGATCTCTCACCGCGAAACTAAGTAGCGTCTCTCACGAGGGATACATTTTCCTGGGGTACGACAGCCCTACACCTCGCGAACTGGCAGGCCTTCCGAAAGGAGACCGAACCGACTCCGCGGATATGTGGAAGGCTGTTAGGAATGAACTCGGTGCCCGAGACAAGACGTTGAGGACGCGGCTAGGTTCTTCCTCACGGGTCGAGGCTCATGTACCGGGACGGCTGGTTCCCGCTGGGTCAGCCATGCGACCTGGGCGCCGGCATGCAACGGCTGCAGATCCCGATGTCGATGTTTATTATTGCCCCTCGACGCCGTGGCTTGCAGGTGCCACCACATCCTCCAGTACCGACCTGTCGAAAAAGCGGACCTCGCCCGTGGCCTCGAAGAACACCGGAACCACTGAAGTGCTCGCGTCCTTGGACGTTTCATAGATCTCAGGCGCACCTCCGTGTTTCCGGGCGATTGTCCCCAGGAGATCGGTACCGCGAACACGGACGGTTCGATATTTATAGCTCATGGTGACCCCTTCGTCGGCTACGGCAAACCCTACCCCTGGAACGCGTACCTCGGACCTTCCGGCGGAAAAAGACTTCGGCCGGCAAAACCCCAATACCGCGCCCTTGTCCAAGGCCTGACCCGCAAGGGCGTGCGGGTCATGGCTGCCTTTGTCGAATTCGAAGGCTCCCTCATCAGGGAACTTCCAACGGAAGGCATCGCCCTTGCTAAGCAGCGCCGCGCCTACAAAGGGCGGAAGAAGACCCTCACACCGGAGCGGGCAGCGGAGCTGGCCCAGCGCGCCACAAACGCTGTTCCAAGAGCTCTCCTCGCCCGTGACTACGGAATATGCCGCGAATCCGTCCACCAGTACCTGCGCCACTCCAAGCTGGAGTGAACCAGCCCCTGCCGGCGCCGTCCACTACCGGCTCTTTGTGCCATGCGGAGAGGGCTCCTTCGGGTTCCGAAAGACAGGGTTCCGGGAGCATCTCGGGCGGCGCCCCGAACTCCCATCCGGCCGGAAGTCGCCCGTGCCACTGCTGCCTGCGTTCAACGCGTGCTCGGCAGCTGGGCCTTAGCCGGGTAACTGCCAGTAAGTCTTGCTTGGGTCAGGGAAGCTTCCTGGCCAACCGAATCAGTCACAGCTCCTCCACAGCAGGGCGAAAGTACCCGGACAGCGTGCCCCCGCAGGATAGGAACAGCTTCGAAATCCGGAGTGGAACCAGCAAGGAGAACAACTGTGAATAACGTCCGGAAAATCGCGGCAGGTGCCACCCTGATGGGAGCACTCATTGGGGCGGGGCCCTCACCGCCGCCGCCCTGCCAGCAAACGCCGGCACCACAACGCCCCACCTATCCAGCGCATCTCAGCCCGGTGCGGGCCATGGCAGCGAAACACCCCTCACGGGCGACACCGCTGACAAGGTCAAGGCGGCCGTCCTGGTTGCCAACGCCGGCGCCACGGTCGATTCCATGACCACTGAGGATGACGGCTCTGCCGCGTACGAAGCGCACATCACCAAATCCGACAACACTCACGCAACGGTCAAGCTCGACACCAACTTCACCATCACCGCCACCGAAACCGGCTGCCACGGTGGCAGTCGCGGAGGTCACGGGCATAACGGCAGCGAGACGGACCTCACCGGTGATACAGCTGACAAGGTCAAGGCCGCCGTCCTGGCTGCCAACGCCGGCGCCACGGTCGATTCC
This window encodes:
- the nac gene encoding nitrogen assimilation transcriptional regulator NAC, which translates into the protein MDTRKLAYFVKIVDSGSITKAAAALHVAQPALSQQVSALETELKQRLLIRSKQGVEPTAAGHTLYRHAQTILRLVEQARLDVAASGAAPSGRVSIAIAPYSMASSLTPRIISEVGRRYPDIVLHITEIYGGVLSEAIKNGRLDMALIYEPGPIRGVQFTTLIVEDLHLVVNARRDIGVEPGEGTIGLEAAATLGMFLPEQNHTLRQVVQAGIEGKGMKLRLVGEVESVPSLTRLLRSDLGATILPKSAADALFHEEDFRVLRIVDPALQCKIALCTPDHEPLSEAASAVLLVLKEMLQEMLSTKYAQQGGAS
- a CDS encoding 4-carboxy-4-hydroxy-2-oxoadipate aldolase/oxaloacetate decarboxylase is translated as MIHVKTKFDRPSEDAIERLSKFSSATVHEAQGRKGALSSKIKPIDRSMSFCGPAVTVVCAPRDNLMLQVAIHYAQQGDVVLVSAGEYEEAGTFGDVLGNAMKAKGLAGMVTDSGVRDTKDLIELGLPVFSGSICIKGTVKETIGPINHPVVFGDEIVHPGDVLLGDADGVVVVRKEEIEEVIRLSQERVDAEDDLIRRYKEGGTTIELCKLTDVLKAKGLLVEDAELEPSL
- a CDS encoding aspartate transaminase, which translates into the protein MPEFVPASRVTRIKSSPSVAAAARVRELKAEGRRILDLTVGEPDFDTPQYIKDAAIAAIARGETKYTSVNGTPELQKAILQSLEKKTGLRYSTSELTIGGGGKPVIFTAFMASLDAGDEVVIPAPYWVSYPDMVLANEGTPVIVPCSEDDGFKLTPAALAGALTERTKWLILNTPSNPTGAVYSSRELAGLAEVLKEHPWVYVMTDEIYDEIHFGADPISSLVAVAPELKDRVLITNGVSKAYAMTGWRLGYGAGPAPLVGAINKLQSQISSCPSSVSQAAAAAALTGDQSFVRESVATYRERRDVAVAGLNAVEGLKCSTPDGAFYAYVNCGGVMGKSTPDGKTITNDEDFTLYLLEAASVAVIQGSAYGLGPYFRISYATGLPVIEESIAAIDKAVQALA
- a CDS encoding DUF6572 domain-containing protein is translated as MADRWDPERLRQHLPLSLDRSADLAGVHEPNVIDLVTHDPSRDEYKLVMVEGRPWSDAPEQLAQLSEKINNYAMFVLNEGLLRAYPETAGHPLCVQLDCATPPTAEAQKLINLASQRLLDYGIRFIVNLLE